One region of Phragmites australis chromosome 18, lpPhrAust1.1, whole genome shotgun sequence genomic DNA includes:
- the LOC133899564 gene encoding cytochrome P450 76M5-like, with protein MELELWLLWALLAVSLLYYLTNTTLRLSGTGRLPPGPRPLPILGNLLDLRGDLHHTLTRLARVHGPIMRLKLGLTTAVVVSSRDAAREAFTRHDRRLAARAVPDATRALRFCERSIIWLPSSDPLWKTLRGIIATHIFSPRSLAVVRGIRERKVRDLVDYFRGRAGQEVDVRHAVFSGVLNLVSNAFCSVDVVDVGAESAKGLREIVEYLIELISKPNVSDLFPFLRLLDLQGWRRWTAGHLGKIFRILDDIIDHRLAETSSSKDKQSDFLDVLLELMSTGKIGRDNLTTILFDVFTAGSDTIAITVEWAMGELLRNPRIMAKVRAEIGDTLGGKEIIEEPDAASLPYLQAVVKEAMRLHPVGPIMLPHKAVDDGIEIGGYAVPKGCTVIFNAWAIMRDPVTWERPDEFVPERFLDRAAEVDFRGKEFEFIPFGSGRRLCPGIPMAERVVPHILASLLHAFEWRLPDGVPAEQLDVSEKFTTANVMAVPLKAVPIVII; from the coding sequence ATGGAGCTAGAGCTGTGGTTGCTCTGGGCATTGCTTGCCGTCTCGCTCCTCTACTACCTGACCAACACCACCCTACGCCTTTCAGGTACCGGACGGCTGCCGCCAGGACCCAGGCCACTCCCTATCCTTGGCAAcctcctcgatctgcgcggcgatcTCCACCACACGCTCACGCGCCTCGCGCGTGTCCATGGCCCCATCATGCGCCTCAAGCTGGGGCTCACCACGGCCGTGGTCGTCTCCTCGCGCGACGCGGCGAGGGAGGCGTTCACGAGGCACGACCGGCGCCTCGCCGCGCGCGCCGTCCCAGACGCCACCCGCGCGCTCAGGTTCTGCGAGCGGTCCATTATATGGCTGCCAAGCTCCGACCCGCTGTGGAAGACCCTGCGCGGCATCATCGCCACGCACATCTTCTCGCCGCGCAGCCTCGCCGTGGTGCGCGGCATCCGCGAGCGTAAGGTGCGCGACTTGGTGGATTACTTCCGTGGGCGCGCCGGGCAGGAGGTGGACGTCAGGCACGCCGTGTTCAGCGGCGTGCTCAACCTCGTGTCGAACGCATTCTGCTCCGTCGACGTGGTTGACGTGGGCGCCGAGTCGGCGAAGGGGCTACGGGAGATCGTGGAGTATCTCATCGAATTGATTTCAAAGCCGAACGTCTCCGACCTTTTTCCTTTCCTCCGGCTGCTCGACTTACAAGGATGGCGTCGCTGGACGGCAGGGCATTTGGGGAAAATCTTCCGGATCTTGGATGACATAATTGACCACCGGTTGGCCGAGACCTCCTCATCCAAGGACAAGCAGAGTGACTTCCTCGACGTGCTCCTCGAGCTCATGTCCACGGGCAAGATCGGTCGCGACAACCTGACAACCATTCTGTTCGACGTTTTCACCGCCGGGAGCGACACCATTGCGATCACGGTGGAATGGGCGATGGGCGAGCTGCTCCGCAACCCGAGGATAATGGCCAAGGTGCGCGCTGAGATCGGAGACACTCTTGGCGGGAAGGAAATTATCGAGGAGCCGGATGCCGCGAGCCTGCCGTACCTCCAGGCCGTGGTGAAGGAGGCGATGCGGCTGCACCCGGTGGGGCCAATTATGTTACCACACAAGGCCGTTGACGATGGCATCGAGATCGGCGGCTATGCGGTGCCCAAGGGTTGCACGGTGATCTTCAACGCGTGGGCGATAATGCGTGACCCGGTAACGTGGGAGAGGCCGGACGAGTTCGTGCCGGAGCGGTTCTTGGACAGGGCGGCTGAGGTGGATTTCAGAGGGAAGGAGTTCGAGTTCATTCCGTTCGGGTCCGGGCGGAGGCTGTGCCCCGGCATTCCAATGGCAGAGCGCGTCGTGCCGCACATACTGGCGTCGCTGTTGCACGCCTTCGAGTGGCGCCTGCCGGACGGCGTGCCCGCCGAGCAGCTGGACGTGAGCGAGAAGTTTACCACCGCCAACGTCATGGCTGTCCCTCTCAAAGCCGTGCCCATCGTTATTATCTAG